The Candidatus Koribacter versatilis Ellin345 genome has a segment encoding these proteins:
- a CDS encoding PilN domain-containing protein, with amino-acid sequence MLKGNNQGGRPLLACEITRTQVFATRWAEKTTGVEVLQVRTIPGGVSPNLTSQNVSDAGALKSVVADALQASGARTKDVTLIVPDAAVRVALLDFDTLPEKKQEADAVVRFRLKKSLPFEVDRAAISYHAQPNGTTLRVLVCVMLNSVLHEYESAVRDAGFLPGVVLPSTLAALGNVSVDAPTMVVKIADGTTTIAILDQGRLQLYRTLDHGSPDVEPASLAHDIYPSVVFFQDTYGVPIEKIYVSGANNFAAVAPHLAQETAAEIEELDNPVFAGLNPGTLPKSMLAGVLGSGLTKTRINLASEPYEDAKLYLARFGTIAAALLLVAVGLLWFTIHSVRRSSDINRKLSAVRGQIDTLDRERVLAEKMLALPQNHGTVNKSEFLNSVFARKAFSWTTVFSDMEKIMPPGLHVVSIAPELDAQNQLKVQIVVAGENRDRAITLVRNMEQTPRFRDVILRSDIQNTVLGGTSAEDRDPIRFDIVAQYLPSAPNPAPPASGVASKAEDAPSAASAEPKAAEASAGPAPAQPAAQPKPQTVARKAGAQR; translated from the coding sequence ATGTTGAAAGGGAACAATCAAGGCGGCCGTCCACTTCTGGCGTGCGAGATCACGCGCACCCAGGTGTTTGCGACGCGCTGGGCCGAAAAAACTACTGGCGTCGAGGTACTGCAAGTACGCACGATTCCGGGCGGTGTCTCTCCGAATTTGACGAGTCAGAACGTTTCGGACGCAGGCGCGCTTAAGAGCGTGGTGGCGGATGCGTTGCAGGCCAGCGGCGCCCGCACCAAGGACGTGACTCTCATCGTTCCTGACGCCGCCGTTCGCGTTGCGCTTCTCGATTTCGATACGCTTCCTGAAAAGAAGCAGGAAGCCGATGCGGTGGTGCGCTTTCGACTGAAGAAGTCATTGCCGTTCGAAGTAGACCGCGCAGCCATTTCCTACCACGCTCAGCCGAATGGCACGACATTGCGCGTGCTCGTGTGCGTGATGTTGAACTCGGTGCTGCACGAGTACGAGTCTGCAGTGCGCGACGCAGGATTTTTGCCGGGTGTCGTTCTGCCATCGACCCTGGCAGCGCTGGGCAATGTAAGTGTTGACGCTCCCACGATGGTCGTGAAAATCGCAGACGGGACCACGACGATCGCGATTCTCGATCAGGGACGCCTGCAGCTTTATCGAACTCTCGACCACGGCTCTCCCGACGTGGAGCCAGCCTCGTTGGCGCATGATATCTACCCGTCGGTCGTGTTCTTTCAAGACACCTACGGCGTACCGATCGAGAAGATCTACGTTTCCGGAGCGAATAACTTCGCTGCTGTGGCGCCGCATCTTGCGCAGGAGACAGCGGCGGAAATAGAAGAACTCGACAATCCCGTGTTCGCAGGACTGAATCCCGGCACATTGCCGAAGAGCATGCTTGCTGGCGTGCTGGGTTCAGGGCTGACGAAGACCAGGATCAACCTGGCGAGCGAGCCCTACGAGGACGCGAAGCTGTACCTGGCGCGCTTCGGGACAATTGCTGCAGCGCTCTTGCTGGTTGCGGTGGGGCTGTTGTGGTTCACGATTCACAGTGTTCGGCGCTCGAGCGACATCAATCGGAAGTTGTCTGCCGTGCGAGGGCAGATCGACACACTCGACCGGGAAAGGGTCCTGGCCGAGAAGATGCTCGCCCTGCCGCAGAACCATGGCACTGTGAATAAATCGGAGTTCTTGAACAGCGTCTTTGCGCGTAAGGCGTTTTCGTGGACGACGGTTTTCTCCGACATGGAGAAGATCATGCCGCCGGGGCTGCACGTGGTTTCGATCGCGCCGGAACTCGACGCGCAGAACCAATTGAAAGTACAGATTGTTGTGGCAGGTGAGAACCGAGACCGGGCGATCACACTGGTGCGAAATATGGAGCAGACGCCGCGGTTCCGCGATGTGATCCTGCGAAGCGACATACAAAATACGGTGCTAGGTGGCACTAGCGCTGAAGATCGCGATCCGATCCGTTTCGACATCGTTGCGCAGTATCTGCCTTCGGCGCCGAATCCGGCGCCACCAGCGAGCGGAGTCGCGTCGAAGGCAGAAGATGCGCCGTCCGCAGCGAGCGCAGAGCCTAAGGCTGCCGAGGCATCGGCAGGTCCGGCGCCAGCACAACCTGCTGCCCAGCCGAAGCCGCAGACCGTCGCCAGAAAGGCGGGAGCACAACGATGA
- a CDS encoding type II secretion system protein has product MPSELHNSEQGLKRRSFRAESGYMLLILMFFVALLTFSLMAVLPKVVQQVKRDREEEMIHRGTEYARAVKKFYKKFNRYPNSLQDLENTNNLRFIRRRYKDPMTKDGNWRLLHITDVQQGVANPNFGVSQASNFNPLGGGPGSQNPTGIAQVRPGAQGGDTSGNAQDQPTVGVAPDGSQGQNPPGGTATTGSTTDPGQSGQALQNPGLGGQPGQTYGAGGIVGVASMSKGKSIREFNNKSNYNKWMFIYDPTQDRGMLLKGPYNPQAFIGGSNVGGTAPGAMSPNGMSPIGTQQPTQQNGPGNQMPPDQNAPPQ; this is encoded by the coding sequence ATGCCGAGTGAATTGCACAATTCGGAACAAGGGCTGAAGCGCCGCTCGTTCCGTGCCGAGAGCGGCTACATGCTGCTCATCCTGATGTTCTTTGTTGCCCTGCTCACTTTCAGCTTGATGGCAGTGCTGCCGAAGGTGGTGCAGCAGGTGAAGCGCGACCGCGAAGAAGAGATGATCCATCGCGGCACCGAGTACGCACGGGCGGTCAAGAAGTTCTACAAGAAGTTCAATCGCTACCCGAATTCCCTGCAAGATCTCGAGAACACCAACAACCTTCGGTTCATCCGGCGCCGCTACAAAGACCCGATGACGAAGGACGGAAACTGGCGGCTCCTGCATATCACGGATGTCCAACAGGGAGTTGCGAATCCGAACTTTGGGGTGAGCCAGGCGTCGAACTTCAATCCCTTGGGCGGCGGCCCCGGAAGCCAGAATCCGACGGGAATCGCGCAGGTTCGTCCGGGAGCACAGGGCGGCGACACGAGCGGCAATGCACAGGACCAACCGACGGTCGGCGTGGCCCCTGACGGGTCGCAAGGGCAAAATCCGCCGGGCGGCACAGCGACTACCGGTTCAACCACCGATCCGGGCCAGTCTGGCCAAGCGCTGCAGAACCCCGGTCTCGGCGGGCAGCCCGGGCAGACCTACGGTGCCGGCGGCATTGTCGGCGTTGCGAGCATGAGCAAAGGCAAGAGCATCCGCGAGTTCAACAACAAGTCGAACTACAACAAGTGGATGTTTATCTACGATCCCACGCAAGACCGCGGCATGCTGCTGAAGGGGCCCTACAATCCTCAGGCGTTTATCGGTGGATCGAATGTCGGCGGTACTGCACCTGGAGCCATGTCGCCGAATGGAATGTCGCCGATAGGCACGCAGCAACCGACGCAGCAGAACGGGCCGGGCAATCAAATGCCGCCGGACCAGAACGCGCCGCCACAGTAA
- a CDS encoding HesB/IscA family protein, whose translation MATMATTATPNTTTPTKSAPLNLTPNAVAKVKEIMSQQNPVPAGLRVGVVGGGCSGFSYSMNFETSAGLMDKVYEFDGLKVYIDATSVVYLNGAVVDYVETLEGAGFKFENPNVKSTCGCGSSFSV comes from the coding sequence ATGGCAACAATGGCAACCACTGCTACCCCGAACACCACGACCCCGACGAAGAGCGCACCTCTCAACCTGACGCCGAACGCCGTTGCGAAGGTAAAGGAGATCATGTCCCAGCAGAACCCCGTTCCTGCGGGATTGCGCGTGGGTGTGGTCGGCGGCGGATGCTCCGGCTTCTCCTACTCGATGAACTTCGAGACCAGCGCCGGTCTCATGGACAAGGTCTACGAATTCGACGGCCTGAAGGTCTACATTGACGCAACCTCGGTTGTCTACCTGAACGGCGCCGTTGTTGACTACGTCGAGACACTCGAAGGCGCCGGCTTCAAGTTCGAAAACCCGAACGTGAAGAGCACCTGCGGCTGCGGCTCCTCCTTCAGCGTGTAA